The Mauremys reevesii isolate NIE-2019 linkage group 1, ASM1616193v1, whole genome shotgun sequence genome has a segment encoding these proteins:
- the LMF2 gene encoding lipase maturation factor 2, with protein sequence MGEPPRLARQLLLGGLAAVYAAAFASLYLQVPGLYGKDGILPARKMLRLSGKGFWEQLRDSPTLLWLGPRLGLDTEQGMELLCLLGMLTSFGALVLEPLRDSLVFLLLWVLYLSLYQVGQVFLYFQWDSLLLETGFLAVLVAPLHLLKWRSTAWRPHDSITFWLMRWLLFRLMFASGVVKLTSRCPTWWGLTALTYHYETQCIPTPAAWFAHQLPVWFQKFSVVATYIIEIAVPLLFFSPIRRLRLFAFYCQVLLQLLIIVTGNYNFFNLLTIVLCFSLLDDEHVGLWLGRGKRRPASAWPPSLLSVLSTLLELTVYGLFIYWSIQDFGLHFNWEKQLIESKTAFTYHDFIQWLKTVTLPLVGLGLLSLAWEILSAMYRCACVRGFPWKLWATLQWAVFAVAAAGMFAISLVPFTYIEYESNGKLWPSIHQMFGAVDRYQLVNSYGLFRRMTGVGGRPEVVVEGSYDKEKWTEIEFMYKPGNVSAGLPVVAPHQPRLDWQMWFAALGDHTHSPWFTSFVYRLLQGKKEVIHLVQVDETKYPFSSRPPAYIRAQLYKYWFTESTKDGGFPRQWWRRQRVQEFYPMVFLGDPNLEAMLNQYGLKDKAPLKRPTDALLPTTLQLIRELSRPYTGPAVVWTLYLTAATICLLRALGSRTLGSAPSGRHKGSKRPDAAEGDKDQAGTEKNGQVRKKEAEEKAEGRARGAGDAPSDSLRSTRKKK encoded by the exons ATGGGGGAGCCGCCGCGCCTGGCCCGGCAGCTGCTCCTGGGCGGCCTGGCCGCCGTCTACGCCGCCGCCTTCGCCTCGCTGTATCTGCAGGTCCCGG ggcTCTATGGGAAAGATGGCATCCTGCCAGCCCGCAAGATGCTGCGTCTCTCTGGGAAGGGCTTCTGGGAGCAGCTGCGGGACTCCCCGACGCTGCTGTGGCTTGGCCCACGCCTGGGGCTGGACACGGAACAGGGCATGGAGCTGCTGTGCCTGCTGGGCATGCTGACCTCCTTCGGCGCCCTGGTGCTTGAGCCCCTGCGGGACAGCCTCGTCTTCCTGCTACTCTGGGTGCTCTACCTCTCGCTCTACCAG GTGGGGCAGGTGTTCCTGTACTTCCAGTG GGACAGCCTCCTGCTGGAGACGGGCTTCCTGGCCGTGCTGGTGGCCCCCCTGCACCTGCTGAAGTGGCGCTCCACAGCCTGGCGGCCACACGACAGCATCACCTTCTGGCTGATGCGCTGGCTGCTCTTCCGCCTCATGTTTGCCTCGGGAGTGGTGAAGCTGACAAGCCGCTGCCCAACGTGGTGGGGGCTCACAG ccctgacctatCACTACGAGACCCAGTGCATCCCTACGCCGGCCGCCTGGTTCGCCCACCAGCTCCCTGTGTGGTTCCAGAAGTTCAGCGTGGTGGCCACGTATATCATTGAGATCGCTGTGCCCCTGCTGTTCTTCTCCCCCATCCGCCGCCTCCGCCTCTTTGCCTTCTACTGTCAG gtCCTGCTCCAGCTGCTGATCATCGTCACAGGCAACTACAACTTCTTCAACCTGCTCACCATCGTCTTGTGCTTCTCGCTGCTGGATGACGAGCatgtggggctgtggctggggcgtGGCAAGAGGAGACCCGCCAGCG CCTGGCCTCCAAGCCTGCTGTCTGTCCTCTCCACGCTGCTGGAGCTGACTGTCTATGGGTTATTCATCTACTGGAGCATCCAGGACTTTGGCCTGCATTTCAACTGGGAGAAGCAGCTCATTGAATCCAAAACAG CTTTCACTTACCATGACTTCATCCAGTGGCTGAAGACGGTGACTCTCCCTTTAGTGGGGTTGGgcctcctctccctggcctgggaaatcctctctgccatgtacag gtgtgcctgtgtCCGGGGCTTTCCCTGGAAGCTCTGGGCTACTCTCCAGTGGGCTGTTTTTGCTGTCGCAGCAGCAGGGATGTTTGCCATCAGCCTG GTGCCCTTCACCTACATAGAGTACGAGTCGAACGGGAAGCTGTGGCCCAGCATCCACCAGATGTTTGGTGCTGTTGACCGCTACCAGCTGGTGAACTCATACGGGCTCTTCCGCAGGATGACGGGGGTCGGGGGCCGGCCAGAGGTGGTGGTGGAAGGAAGCTATGACAAGGAGAAATGGACG GAGATTGAGTTCATGTACAAGCCAGGGAACGTCAGCGCAGGGCTTCCTGTGGTGGCCCCGCACCAGCCCCGCCTCGACTGGCAGATGTGGTTTGCAGCCTTGGGGGATCACACCCACAGCCCCTGGTTCACGAGCTTCGTCTATCGCCTGCTACAGGGCAAGAAAGAAG TGATCCACCTGGTACAGGTTGACGAAACTAAATACCCATTCAGCTCACGGCCGCCTGCCTACATCCGAGCCCAGCTCTACAAGTACTGGTTCACGGAGAGCACCAAGGACGG gggcttcccccGCCAGTGGTGGCGGCGGCAGCGTGTGCAGGAGTTCTACCCCATGGTGTTCCTGGGAGACCCCAATCTGGAGGCCATGCTCAATCAGTACGGGCTGAAG GACAAGGCACCCCTGAAGCGCCCTACAGACGCCCTCCTGCCCACAACCCTGCAGCTCATCCGGGAGCTGAGCCGCCCCTACACAGGCCCTGCCGTGGTGTGGACGCTCTACCTCACTGCTGCCACCATCTGCCTCCTGCGAGCGCTGGGCAGCAGGACGCTGGGCAGCGCCCCCAGCGGCCGGCACAAAGGCTCCAAGCGGCCTGATGCAGCAGAGGGAGACAAGGACCAAGCGGGCACCGAGAAGAACGGGCAGGTGAGGAagaaggaggcagaggagaaggCCGAGGGCAGAGCCCGAGGGGCTGGAGACGCCCCTTCCGATAGCCTCCGGAGCACCAGGAAGAAGAAATAG
- the MIOX gene encoding inositol oxygenase: protein MDADPSEVYRPEAGAEHGKLKTDYRNYTAGPLLDRVYNTYLLMHTHQTVDFVQKKAAEYGACAQRRMSIMEALDLLDNVVDESDPDVDFPNSYHAYQTAEGIRRAHPDKDWFQLVGLLHDMGKILALAGEPQWAVVGDTFPVGCRVQESVVFSDSTFHDNPDTKNPLYNTQYGIYQPHCGLANVLMSWGHDEYMYQVMKFNNFALPQEAFYMIRFHSFYPWHTGGDYMHLCSNEDLRMLAWVKEFNKFDLYTKCEDLPDVTQLKPYYQSLIDKYCPGQLCW, encoded by the exons GACGCAGACCCCTCTGAAGTTTACCGGCcggaggcaggggctgagcatggCAAGCTGAAAACAGACTACAGGAATTACACG GCCGGGCCACTGCTAGATCGTGTGTATAACACCTACCTGCTGATGCACACGCACCAGACCGTAGACTTTGTCCAGAAGAAG GCCGCAGAGTACGGGGCCTGTGCCCAGCGCCGAATGAGCATCATGGAGGCCTTGGATTTACTGGACAACGTGGTGGATGAATCGGACCCGGACGTGGACTTTCCCAACTCCTACCACGCGTACCAGACCGCCGAGGGCATCCGCCGGGCCCACCCGGACAAAG ACTGGTTCCAGCTGGTCGGGCTGCTGCATGACATGGGCAAAATCCTGGCCCTGGCCGGGGAGCCGCAG TGGGCCGTGGTGGGCGACACGTTCCCCGTGGGCTGCAGGGTCCAGGAGTCTGTCGTCTTCAGCGACTCCACCTTCCACGACAACCCCGACACAAAAAACCCCCTGTACAA CACGCAGTACGGGATCTACCAGCCTCACTGCGGCCTGGCCAACGTGCTGATGTCCTGGGGCCATGACG AGTACATGTACCAAGTCATGAAATTCAACAACTTTGCTCTCCCTCAAGAG GCTTTCTACATGATCCGCTTCCACTCGTTCTACCCCTGGCACACAGGTGGGGATTACATGCACCTGTGCAGCAATGAGGACCTGCGCATGCTGGCCTGGGTCAAGGAGTTCAA caagTTTGATCTGTACACCAAGTGCGAGGACCTGCCCGACGTGACCCAGCTGAAGCCCTATTACCAGTCCCTGATTGACAAGTACTGCCCAGGCCAGCTGTGCTGGTAA